One genomic region from Solwaraspora sp. WMMD792 encodes:
- a CDS encoding DNA recombination protein RmuC, whose translation MLSGVDVATVVVVVVCLGCGAALGWLAARARSATEIARLDATLRATRDGEGRLEQSMRALSYEATAQSQEAVARAVAPLHDALRRYEQRVAELEHDRVDAYAELREQVRAMGGVSAELRTETKQLVAALRAPQVRGRWGEHQLRRIVEAAGMLEHCDFAEQVTARTEQQTVRPDLVVRLHGGRSVVVDAKAPFDGYLSAMEAREERSRDQHLDSHARQLRTHVDALAAKQYWSAFDQTPEFVVLFVPADSFLDAALQRDPTLLEHAFSRDIVLATPATLVALLRTVAYSWRQEALARNAVAVHGLARELYGRLATLGEHVTKLGNALGGAVTAYNRAVGSLEGRVLVSARKLADLGVSGTDLTSPPQVEVAPRQVQAPELETPSTGDDRAHRTRPEWTS comes from the coding sequence ATGCTTTCCGGCGTGGATGTCGCGACGGTAGTGGTGGTGGTCGTCTGTCTCGGTTGCGGCGCGGCGCTCGGCTGGCTGGCCGCCCGGGCCCGGTCGGCGACCGAGATCGCCCGACTGGACGCGACGCTGCGCGCCACCCGCGACGGCGAGGGCCGGCTGGAGCAGTCGATGCGGGCGCTGTCGTACGAGGCGACCGCCCAGTCGCAGGAGGCGGTGGCGCGGGCGGTGGCTCCGCTGCACGACGCGCTGCGCCGCTACGAGCAGCGGGTGGCCGAGCTGGAGCACGACCGGGTCGACGCGTACGCCGAGCTGCGTGAGCAGGTCCGGGCGATGGGCGGGGTCTCCGCTGAGCTGCGTACCGAGACCAAACAGCTGGTCGCGGCGCTGCGCGCGCCGCAGGTGCGTGGCCGGTGGGGGGAGCACCAGCTGCGGCGCATCGTCGAGGCGGCCGGGATGCTGGAGCACTGCGACTTCGCCGAGCAGGTGACCGCGCGGACCGAGCAGCAGACAGTCCGTCCGGACCTGGTGGTACGGCTGCACGGCGGGCGCAGCGTGGTGGTCGACGCCAAGGCACCGTTCGACGGCTATCTGTCCGCGATGGAGGCTCGCGAGGAGCGCAGCCGGGATCAGCACCTGGACAGCCACGCCCGGCAGCTGCGGACCCATGTGGACGCGCTCGCCGCGAAGCAGTACTGGTCCGCGTTCGATCAGACGCCGGAGTTCGTGGTGCTGTTCGTACCGGCCGATTCGTTCCTGGACGCCGCGTTGCAGCGCGACCCGACTCTGCTGGAACACGCGTTCAGCCGGGACATCGTGCTGGCCACTCCGGCGACGCTGGTGGCCCTGCTGCGCACGGTGGCGTACTCGTGGCGGCAGGAGGCGCTGGCCCGTAACGCGGTGGCGGTGCACGGGCTGGCCCGTGAACTGTACGGGCGGCTGGCCACGCTGGGCGAGCATGTCACGAAACTGGGCAACGCGTTGGGGGGCGCGGTCACCGCGTACAACCGGGCGGTGGGATCGTTGGAAGGGCGGGTCCTGGTGAGTGCGCGCAAACTCGCCGATCTCGGGGTTTCCGGCACGGATCTGACGTCACCGCCACAGGTGGAAGTGGCACCCCGTCAGGTGCAGGCGCCGGAGTTGGAAACGCCGTCGACCGGCGACGACCGGGCGCATCGGACACGTCCCGAGTGGACCAGTTGA